The Candidatus Auribacterota bacterium genomic sequence AGCGGTAGTTAGAGCCGTCCGGACCGCACGATGCCGACGATGAGCCAGAGCCCGAGAAGCCCCGCGAGCAGGAACCCGGCCACCCCAAAGAGGGGGAGCCCGAGCAGGTGCGGCCCCTTGTCACTGAGGGTCACGAGCGACGAGCCGATGATGAGCGCGGCCACGATGAGACCGAACGAGAGCCTGTTGCTCGATTTATCCATCTCGCTGATGAAGGTGTCGAGCCCCCGGTGCTGGAACTCGAGCTTGAGGCGCCCCTTGGTCGCCTTCTTGAGGATGAGCTGAAGATCGCCCGGGAGCTCCCTGAGCAGGTAGACCAGATCGCTGGCAATATCCTCGATGCGCCCCTTGATATGGGCGGGCTTGAATCTGGACAGTATATACTCCCTGGCGTAGCCGCGTGCGATGCTGACCATATCGAAGTCCGGATCAAGCCGGCGGCCCACCCCTTCCATGGTGACAATCGCCTTGCCCAGGAGCGCACAGTCGGGAGGCATTTTTATCTTGTAGCGTGCGGCGATGTAGATTGTCTCGTTGATCATGTGGCCGAGGTTAATCTCTTTCAGCGGACGCCCCGCGTATCCCTCGATGAGGTAGGCGAGATCCGACTTGAACGACTCCTCGTCGATCTCTTCTTCCGACACCTGCATTCTCAGCAGGTGGCGGGCGGCGCGGCCGGCGTCCCAGTCCGCCACCGCGAGCAGCACATTGGCTATCTCTTCCATGAGCTCACTGTCCAGCCGTCCCACCATGCCGAAATCAACGAGCGCGAGGCGCCCATCGGGGAGGACGCTGAAATTTCCCGGATGGGGATCGGCGTGGAAGAACCTGTCGACAAAGACCTGTTTGAGAAACGCCTTCGCCCCCTTCAGCGCGATCTCCCTGCCATCAATTCCCATTTCTTTCAAGCGCGGGACGTCGTCCACCCGCACCCCCTCGAGATCCTCCATCACGAGCACCCGGCTCGTCGTGAGCGCCCAGTGGACCGTGGGGATGCAGATATCGGGGAAATCGGAGAAGTTGTGCCGGAACCGCTCGGCGTTCCGCGCCTCAGACACAAAATCGAGCTCTCTGGTGATCGATTTGCGGAAGAACTTGACGAGGTCAGCGGGGTAAAGGGCCCTGCTCTCCGGAATATAGCGCTCGAGGCCTGCGGCGAGCGCCTCGAGGACATTGAGATCGGTGCTCACCTGCTTGTGGATGTCGGGGCGCTGCACCTTGACCACCACCTTCTCTCCCGAGGGCAGTACGGCCTGGTGGACCTGCGCGATGGAAGCCGCGGCGATCGGCTGGGCAGAGAATTCGCCGAACAGCTCCTGCGGCGATCTGCCCAGCTCCTCTCCGATAATCCTCTGGGCCGTATCGGACGGGAATGCCGGGGCGTGGTCCTGGAGCTTCGTGAGCTCGCGGATAATCTCGGGGGGGATGACATCCACGCGGTTGCTCAGGAGCTGGCCGAATTTAATGAAGGTGGGGCCGAGCTCCTCAAAGACGAGGCGGAGGCGCTCGCCCAGACTGAGCGGCCTCACCTCCTCATGTTTCTTCACGAACCGATTGATGAGGGGGAGGTGCTCGCCGAGCTTGAGCTCGTAGAGCAGATAGCCGAATCCATAGCGGAAGAGCACTCCCATCACGCACCGGAAACGGGCCAGCTCGTCCCGCCGCCTGATCAGGGATACGTATCTCATCGCTCGCTATTTCTTGGTTCTGAGCTTCCGCTCCAAACTCTTCAGCCGCTTCTCCACTTCTTCGAGCTTGTCAGCGCTGGCGATGCGCGTTTTGGCGAGGAGCGAAGAGAATGCCTTCTCCAGACCCCCCTCCAGCTCCTTGCTTCTCTTCCGGGCTGTCTGCGAGAATGAGGCCATGATTTTTTTCGCCTCGCCCTTGCTTACCTCGCCCTTCTTCTCGAGCTCGGCGATGGCCTTCGCGAGCGTCTCCCGTGTGAACTCCGCCGCCCCGAGTCCCACGAGCAGCCCCTTCTTGAAGAACTCCTTCATCGGAACCCTCCTTCCCTCGATGCAATCTGCACCCCGTTATATCGGAGCACACTCAATTATTCGAATGCACGCGCCCGCTGAATCCGCGCTGCCATAGAAACGACGCCACGCAGGTGCGCCCCGCACCTTAACCGCAGTTCCACTGTACACCATTCCAGCCGGCCGGGCAAGAGAATCGAGCAGACTGGACTATCCCCAATCTTTTCTAGTGTCGTGTCTCAGAATTGTCCTCAACCGAGCAGGGGAACGCCTCCCCAAAATACGGAATCGCCAGGGCCGTGTGTGGCTACTCCCTCGCGAAGCACTTTCCGCCGCGCTCAAGACCAAAGAGCCAGTCCAGGGAGCACGCGTAGCGCTTGGCGAGCAGGACCCTGAGACCCAGCATGAGGAGGATGAGGTCCCGGATGAGGAGATCGGTGGCAGCGCCTTTTGGTGAATGCGCGAAGGAGAAACAGCCGCAGTCGAATTCAAGCCCCCGCGCGAGATTGTAGGCGAGCGCGCAGATAAAAACGCCCAGGCTCAGCGTGATGGTGAGCGCGGCCCCCCTGCTGAGGAGGCCGAGGATGAGGAACGCCCCGGCGACAAGTTCCACGCCGGGGAGAACAATCGCGAGGAGGTTGATCGCCCAGGGGGGAAGTATCTTATACCCATAGATGATTCTGCTGAACGACACCGGGTCGCCCAACTTGTGCAGGCTCGCGTAGATAAACAGCCCGCCAAGAAACAGACGCAGGATCAGGACTGCCGATTGATCGAGTAATTGAACTCCCCCGTGCTTCATGGCGTGCTCCCCTATAACTCAGGCGGTGCGGCCGGCTGGTTACCAGGCACCCCGCTGCCTCCAGGCCTCTCCACCGGGTACCCCGCCGCCTCCCATTCCTTCATCCCCCCCGCAAAAACAAAAATATCTTTGCGGCCGGCTTCACGCAGGGCTCGCGCCAGGAGATGAGCCTCGTCGCATTCCATGCCCTGGCAATACACCACCACCTTTTCATCTCGCTCGAGCATCGTGAGGACCTCTTCCATGCGCGCAGCGAGTTGTTTTTCTGGGAGGGAATACGCGCCCCGGATATGGCGCTCCGCGTACGGTTCATCAGGCCGGGCGTCGAGGAAGACCGCCCCTTCCTTGAAGAGGCGCAGTGCGTCCCCCGCACCGATCTCGACGTTCCCGCGCGTGGCGTCGTGCATCCCCCCCGGTGAGGGGACGCCATAGGCCTTGTCCCACTGACCCACGAGGGGGATGCTCCGCGATGAGAGGGCATTACTGGAAAAACCGGCGAGGAGGCCGATAATTAAAACCACCGCCGTTTCGCAGAGCGTGCGGACGAGCGTATGGTTGCTTTCCTTCATGGCATGCAGCTCGGATGTAGC encodes the following:
- a CDS encoding AarF/UbiB family protein, with protein sequence MRYVSLIRRRDELARFRCVMGVLFRYGFGYLLYELKLGEHLPLINRFVKKHEEVRPLSLGERLRLVFEELGPTFIKFGQLLSNRVDVIPPEIIRELTKLQDHAPAFPSDTAQRIIGEELGRSPQELFGEFSAQPIAAASIAQVHQAVLPSGEKVVVKVQRPDIHKQVSTDLNVLEALAAGLERYIPESRALYPADLVKFFRKSITRELDFVSEARNAERFRHNFSDFPDICIPTVHWALTTSRVLVMEDLEGVRVDDVPRLKEMGIDGREIALKGAKAFLKQVFVDRFFHADPHPGNFSVLPDGRLALVDFGMVGRLDSELMEEIANVLLAVADWDAGRAARHLLRMQVSEEEIDEESFKSDLAYLIEGYAGRPLKEINLGHMINETIYIAARYKIKMPPDCALLGKAIVTMEGVGRRLDPDFDMVSIARGYAREYILSRFKPAHIKGRIEDIASDLVYLLRELPGDLQLILKKATKGRLKLEFQHRGLDTFISEMDKSSNRLSFGLIVAALIIGSSLVTLSDKGPHLLGLPLFGVAGFLLAGLLGLWLIVGIVRSGRL
- a CDS encoding DoxX family membrane protein, which gives rise to MKHGGVQLLDQSAVLILRLFLGGLFIYASLHKLGDPVSFSRIIYGYKILPPWAINLLAIVLPGVELVAGAFLILGLLSRGAALTITLSLGVFICALAYNLARGLEFDCGCFSFAHSPKGAATDLLIRDLILLMLGLRVLLAKRYACSLDWLFGLERGGKCFARE
- a CDS encoding rhodanese-like domain-containing protein, producing the protein MKESNHTLVRTLCETAVVLIIGLLAGFSSNALSSRSIPLVGQWDKAYGVPSPGGMHDATRGNVEIGAGDALRLFKEGAVFLDARPDEPYAERHIRGAYSLPEKQLAARMEEVLTMLERDEKVVVYCQGMECDEAHLLARALREAGRKDIFVFAGGMKEWEAAGYPVERPGGSGVPGNQPAAPPEL